One Limnothrix sp. FACHB-406 DNA window includes the following coding sequences:
- a CDS encoding adenylate/guanylate cyclase domain-containing protein, whose amino-acid sequence MVTLQPCPHLILRTESGSRYLPLVGSACWTIGRSPDNDFVLGDPWISRNHAMLQCMEDGAFYLIDLGSRNGSFVNGRRVSIPVTLQSGDRLTFGQTELDFYAPAHDRDYSTSDSFEFSVTATLHVRRLITILVADIRNFTGLTRQTDEKVLSEAIGTWFRQAGNIIRESGSWVDKYIGDAVMAVWIHGEQEVSPREVLQIFEAVNALQKMTRDLHLHYPLPFPLRIGTGANTGYAMVGNTGSNDRPDYTALGDTVNAAFRLESCTKELQLDVAIGKTTYQYLCALNGSACEIFQEYRVNLKGYDTESVTYAATYDNLDRFLTAHHRSLELDF is encoded by the coding sequence GTGGTTACGCTCCAGCCCTGTCCGCATTTAATTCTGAGAACCGAATCCGGCAGCCGGTACTTACCCCTTGTCGGTAGCGCTTGCTGGACGATCGGTCGTAGCCCAGACAATGATTTTGTGCTGGGCGATCCTTGGATCTCGCGCAACCATGCCATGCTCCAGTGCATGGAGGATGGCGCGTTCTATTTGATTGATCTGGGAAGTCGCAATGGTTCCTTCGTGAATGGCCGCCGGGTGAGCATTCCCGTCACCCTGCAAAGCGGCGATCGCCTGACCTTTGGCCAAACGGAACTGGATTTTTATGCGCCCGCCCACGATCGGGACTACAGCACCAGCGATAGTTTTGAATTTTCTGTGACTGCAACGCTCCATGTGCGACGGCTGATCACGATTTTGGTGGCTGATATTCGGAATTTCACGGGGCTGACCCGACAGACGGACGAAAAAGTCCTCTCGGAGGCGATCGGGACTTGGTTTCGCCAAGCGGGCAACATCATCCGTGAATCCGGCAGTTGGGTGGATAAATATATCGGCGATGCTGTGATGGCCGTGTGGATTCACGGGGAACAGGAAGTGAGTCCCCGGGAAGTGCTGCAAATTTTTGAGGCGGTCAATGCACTGCAAAAAATGACCCGCGACTTGCATTTGCACTATCCTTTGCCCTTTCCGTTGCGAATTGGCACCGGGGCCAACACGGGCTATGCCATGGTTGGCAACACCGGCAGCAACGATCGCCCTGATTACACCGCCCTGGGCGACACGGTGAACGCCGCCTTTCGGTTAGAGTCTTGCACCAAGGAATTGCAACTGGACGTGGCGATCGGGAAAACCACCTACCAGTATCTCTGTGCCTTGAATGGCTCTGCCTGCGAGATTTTTCAGGAATATCGCGTAAACCTCAAGGGCTATGACACCGAAAGCGTCACCTATGCCGCCACCTACGACAATCTTGATCGGTTTTTAACCGCCCATCATCGATCCCTGGAACTGGATTTTTAA
- a CDS encoding B12-binding domain-containing radical SAM protein encodes MNVLLLYPLFPKSFWSFEKTLALLDRKAMLPPLGLVTVAALLPQSWNFKLVDCNVRDITEAEWDWADLVILSAMIVQKDDLLDRIRAAKQRGKRVAVGGPYATALPQEVSDVGADYLILDEGEITLPLFVEAIERGELAGTFRANGVKPDVTETPIPRFDLLEFDAYAEMSVQFSRGCPFQCEFCDIIVLYGRKPRTKTPQQLLRELDYLYELGWRRSIFMVDDNFIGNKRNVKLFLKELLPWMVEHQYPFSFATEASVDLAQDQELMDMMVQCNFGAVFLGIETPDEESLTLTQKHQNTRDSLSEAVIAIARSGLRVMAGFIIGFDGEKAGAGARIVQFVEKTAIPTALFSMLQALPDTALWHRLEREGRLRSKSANINQTTLMNFVPTRPLEDIAREYVAAFYELYDPERFLDRVYRHFRLLGEATYPKKGKGSRKPINWVTVRALLTICWRQGALRKTRWQFWRNLWNMWRHNPGGISSYLSVCAQIEHFMEYREIVRSEIEEQVQQFLAEELRLKNSQRAEAMV; translated from the coding sequence ATGAACGTCCTGCTGCTATATCCTCTTTTTCCGAAAAGCTTTTGGTCCTTTGAGAAAACCCTAGCCTTGCTCGATCGCAAGGCAATGCTCCCGCCCTTGGGATTGGTGACGGTGGCGGCGCTTTTGCCCCAAAGCTGGAATTTTAAGCTGGTGGATTGTAATGTCCGTGACATCACCGAAGCGGAGTGGGATTGGGCTGATTTGGTGATTTTGTCGGCGATGATTGTGCAAAAAGATGATTTGCTCGATCGCATCAGAGCCGCAAAACAACGGGGCAAACGGGTTGCCGTGGGCGGCCCCTATGCCACGGCCCTGCCGCAGGAAGTGAGCGATGTGGGGGCCGATTATCTGATTTTGGATGAAGGGGAAATTACCCTGCCCCTGTTTGTGGAGGCGATCGAACGAGGCGAGCTAGCGGGCACTTTCCGCGCCAACGGGGTGAAGCCCGACGTAACCGAAACGCCCATTCCGCGCTTCGACCTGCTGGAATTTGATGCTTATGCGGAAATGTCGGTGCAATTTTCGCGGGGCTGTCCGTTCCAGTGCGAATTCTGCGACATTATTGTGCTCTATGGTCGCAAGCCGCGCACCAAAACGCCTCAACAACTCTTGCGAGAATTGGACTACCTGTATGAGTTGGGATGGCGGCGCAGCATCTTCATGGTGGATGACAACTTCATTGGCAACAAACGCAATGTGAAGCTGTTCCTAAAAGAGCTGTTGCCTTGGATGGTGGAGCATCAATATCCCTTCTCCTTTGCCACGGAAGCTTCGGTGGACTTGGCTCAGGATCAAGAACTGATGGATATGATGGTGCAGTGCAACTTTGGGGCTGTGTTTTTGGGCATTGAAACGCCCGATGAGGAGAGCCTGACCCTGACCCAAAAGCATCAAAATACCCGAGATTCCTTGAGCGAGGCGGTGATCGCCATTGCCCGATCGGGCCTGCGGGTGATGGCCGGTTTTATCATCGGTTTTGATGGGGAAAAAGCCGGTGCGGGCGCAAGAATTGTGCAATTTGTGGAAAAAACGGCAATTCCCACCGCCCTGTTCAGCATGTTGCAAGCCTTGCCGGATACGGCCCTTTGGCATCGATTGGAGCGGGAAGGGCGGCTGCGCAGCAAGTCGGCCAACATCAACCAAACCACATTGATGAACTTTGTGCCCACGCGCCCCCTCGAAGACATTGCGCGGGAATATGTGGCGGCTTTCTATGAACTCTACGATCCGGAACGGTTTTTAGATCGGGTTTATCGCCACTTCCGCTTGCTGGGGGAAGCGACCTATCCCAAGAAGGGCAAGGGATCGCGCAAGCCCATTAACTGGGTGACGGTTCGGGCATTGCTGACCATTTGTTGGCGGCAGGGGGCGTTGCGGAAAACGCGCTGGCAGTTCTGGCGCAACCTTTGGAATATGTGGCGGCATAACCCCGGTGGCATCAGCAGCTATCTATCGGTTTGCGCCCAAATTGAACATTTCATGGAATATCGCGAAATTGTGCGATCGGAAATTGAAGAGCAAGTGCAGCAGTTCTTGGCGGAGGAATTGCGCCTGAAGAATAGTCAACGGGCGGAAGCGATGGTTTAA
- the trxB gene encoding thioredoxin-disulfide reductase, with protein sequence MSLDKASMTSAASAPNTVENVVIIGSGPAGYTAAIYAARANLKPFMFAGFQAGGLPGGQLMTTTEVENFPGFPEGITGPQLMDRMRAQAERWGTEVVTEDVTFVDLSQRPFVVRSTDRELRAHSVIIATGATAKRLGLPSETEFWNRGISACAICDGAMPMFQNAELVVIGGGDSAAEEAMYLTKYGSRVHLLVRSDKMRASKAMQDRVLANAKITVHWHTTAIDVVGDETGMTGLRVQHQQTGEESTIAARGLFYAIGHKPNTDLFVGQLDLDEVGYIKTRPHSVETSVEGVFAAGDVQDHEYRQAITAAGTGCAAALLAERWLSAQGLAQEVKRDSTEPTAASVTEDKPIVADTEETFNPQATRHFGGYAVRKLYHETDRPLVVKFVAPDCGPCHILKPMLDKVVDEFEGQIHFVEVDVKDEPQIAEGAGVTGTPTVMIFHNKAKAAEFRGVKQKSEYRQAIAQLLS encoded by the coding sequence ATGAGTTTAGATAAAGCATCCATGACCAGCGCCGCTTCTGCACCCAACACCGTTGAAAATGTCGTGATCATCGGTTCCGGCCCCGCCGGTTACACGGCTGCCATCTATGCCGCTCGTGCCAACTTGAAACCTTTTATGTTTGCGGGCTTCCAGGCGGGCGGTCTGCCCGGTGGCCAACTGATGACCACCACGGAAGTGGAAAATTTCCCCGGCTTCCCGGAGGGCATCACGGGCCCACAATTGATGGATCGGATGCGCGCCCAGGCGGAACGGTGGGGCACGGAGGTGGTGACGGAAGATGTCACCTTTGTGGACTTGAGCCAGCGGCCCTTTGTGGTGCGATCGACCGATCGGGAATTGCGAGCCCACAGCGTCATCATTGCCACCGGAGCCACGGCCAAGCGGCTGGGGCTGCCCAGCGAAACGGAATTTTGGAACCGGGGCATTTCCGCCTGCGCCATTTGTGATGGAGCCATGCCCATGTTCCAAAACGCCGAGCTGGTGGTGATTGGTGGGGGCGACTCGGCCGCCGAAGAAGCGATGTACCTGACGAAATATGGCTCACGGGTGCATTTGTTGGTGCGATCGGACAAAATGCGGGCCAGCAAGGCCATGCAAGACCGGGTGTTGGCCAATGCCAAGATCACGGTTCATTGGCACACCACCGCGATCGATGTGGTGGGGGACGAAACGGGCATGACCGGCCTACGGGTCCAGCACCAGCAAACCGGCGAAGAATCAACGATCGCCGCCCGTGGTTTGTTCTACGCGATCGGGCACAAACCCAACACCGATTTGTTTGTGGGGCAGCTTGACCTAGACGAGGTGGGCTATATCAAAACCCGTCCCCACAGCGTGGAAACCAGCGTGGAAGGGGTGTTTGCGGCCGGTGATGTGCAAGATCATGAATATCGGCAAGCGATCACGGCGGCCGGAACCGGTTGCGCAGCGGCCCTGTTGGCGGAACGGTGGCTTTCGGCTCAGGGCTTGGCCCAGGAGGTGAAGCGCGACAGCACCGAGCCAACGGCGGCCTCCGTGACCGAAGACAAGCCGATCGTGGCGGATACGGAAGAAACTTTCAATCCACAAGCCACACGCCACTTTGGCGGCTACGCGGTTCGCAAGCTTTACCACGAGACCGATCGCCCCTTGGTGGTGAAGTTCGTTGCCCCCGATTGCGGCCCTTGCCACATCCTGAAGCCCATGCTGGATAAGGTGGTGGATGAATTTGAGGGGCAAATCCACTTTGTGGAGGTGGATGTGAAGGATGAGCCACAAATTGCCGAAGGGGCGGGGGTCACCGGAACGCCAACGGTGATGATTTTCCACAACAAGGCCAAGGCAGCGGAGTTTCGCGGCGTGAAGCAAAAGAGTGAGTATCGCCAGGCGATCGCCCAACTCCTGAGCTAA
- a CDS encoding Tab2 family RNA-binding protein, producing the protein MTNQPVTNQPINQQIWEVDFYRRPMTDTAGQPLWELVLCDRSQTFVFRDVCPQSSIDTNWLTERLVAAMGDNATPPDRLCVFRPQSLSLVEAAASRLGWPVTATRRTQALKDWLQKRAIESTLLDPATGQPYDPLAIDSPPPLPLADSLWGDSWGFASLSAEVLARQLAQRPIPYGDRPSELFPDRLGLSAKAPIPGVVVNGGRRSRALAQWLNGVQPVALSFVPGEPDGVILEAGLCDRWILATSQDSELRQAGLAFESRKSTVRHLHFLLIQPDNSGMTYTGLWFLQPA; encoded by the coding sequence GTGACAAATCAACCGGTGACCAATCAACCCATCAATCAACAAATTTGGGAAGTCGATTTTTATCGTCGGCCCATGACCGACACCGCAGGGCAACCCCTTTGGGAATTAGTCCTGTGCGATCGGTCCCAAACGTTTGTGTTTCGAGATGTTTGCCCCCAAAGCTCGATCGACACCAATTGGTTAACGGAGCGGCTGGTGGCGGCTATGGGTGACAATGCTACCCCGCCCGATCGGCTCTGTGTGTTTCGGCCCCAATCCCTGAGTTTGGTGGAAGCGGCGGCTTCGCGGTTGGGTTGGCCCGTGACCGCCACCCGCCGCACCCAAGCGCTGAAGGATTGGTTGCAAAAACGGGCGATCGAGTCCACCCTGCTCGACCCGGCCACCGGTCAGCCTTACGATCCCTTGGCGATCGATTCGCCGCCACCTTTGCCCCTGGCGGACTCGCTATGGGGGGATTCTTGGGGGTTTGCCAGTTTGTCGGCGGAGGTGTTGGCTCGGCAGTTAGCCCAGCGGCCCATCCCCTACGGCGATCGCCCTTCGGAATTATTTCCCGATCGCCTGGGATTGTCTGCCAAGGCTCCTATTCCCGGGGTTGTGGTGAACGGTGGGCGGCGATCGCGTGCGTTGGCCCAATGGCTCAATGGTGTGCAGCCCGTTGCCCTCAGCTTCGTGCCCGGCGAGCCGGATGGGGTAATCTTGGAAGCCGGCCTGTGCGATCGATGGATTTTAGCCACCAGCCAAGATTCGGAATTGCGCCAAGCTGGCCTCGCGTTTGAGTCTCGAAAGTCCACCGTGCGCCACCTGCACTTCTTGCTTATTCAACCGGATAATTCCGGCATGACCTATACGGGGCTTTGGTTTTTGCAACCTGCCTGA
- the psbU gene encoding photosystem II complex extrinsic protein PsbU — MKRFVRLVFAIALVALTWIGAGYPQAAWAEASLNNADAKLATEFGKKIDLNNTNISNFKAYRGLYPTLAQKIIANAPYSAPEEVLKIGGLSDRQQSLLKDYLDAGTFTVTEQDPIFNEGDHRINDGVYK; from the coding sequence ATGAAACGGTTTGTTCGCCTGGTATTTGCGATCGCCCTGGTCGCGCTCACGTGGATTGGCGCGGGCTATCCTCAGGCTGCATGGGCTGAAGCATCTTTAAACAATGCCGATGCCAAGTTGGCGACGGAATTTGGCAAAAAAATTGATTTGAACAATACCAATATCAGCAACTTCAAGGCTTACCGGGGTCTGTACCCGACGTTGGCGCAAAAGATTATTGCGAATGCGCCCTACAGTGCGCCGGAAGAAGTGCTGAAGATTGGCGGCCTGAGCGATCGGCAACAGAGCCTTTTAAAGGATTACTTGGATGCGGGCACCTTCACGGTGACGGAACAGGATCCGATCTTCAATGAAGGGGATCACCGCATTAACGATGGCGTTTACAAATAA
- the nadB gene encoding L-aspartate oxidase — MMHDPLPAVEIERPTVDRFDVIVVGCGAAGLYSALCLPAELSVAVVTKATVSRSASDWAQGGLAAVTAPDDSVALHVADTLAAGAGLCDRVAVEFLVAEAPACVAQLVELGVAFDRDQGQLAVTLEAAHSRRRVLHAADATGRAVVSALVARVLERSNITVLSETLAIDLWLTPDRQSCQGIACLQEGQLRWLAAGATILATGGGGQVFAHTTNPSVSTGDGVAMAYRAGAVLRDLEFVQFHPTALDIPGAPHFLISEAVRGEGAHLVDDQGRRFAFDFHEAGELAPRDAVSRAVYSHLQRHGGDRVWLDLQPIPEAQILHRFPNILKACRDWGIDPLREPIPVSPAAHYWMGGIATDRANCTSLGGLYAVGETASTGVHGANRLASNSLLECIVFGAQFRNLTVAQGSVLPIERCLSLPTIAFEPSPDLAHWRNYLPKLVWSAAGICRKSSTLIDAIAQLQAAQSTLRNLPIQQLLTQLQPGETCQILDDRAISAVHQWVETRNLLDVATSLLESALFRTESRGGHYRVDHPNTDPAWACHTLLQGNKRWISQSGLGDRTSLPWV; from the coding sequence ATGATGCATGACCCTTTGCCGGCTGTGGAAATTGAGCGCCCAACGGTCGATCGCTTTGATGTGATCGTGGTGGGTTGTGGGGCGGCGGGGTTATATTCAGCCCTCTGTTTACCGGCTGAGCTGTCGGTGGCGGTGGTGACCAAGGCCACGGTGTCGCGATCGGCGAGTGATTGGGCCCAAGGGGGGCTGGCGGCGGTGACGGCTCCCGATGATTCGGTGGCGTTGCATGTGGCCGACACGCTGGCGGCAGGGGCGGGCCTGTGCGATCGGGTGGCGGTGGAATTTTTGGTGGCGGAAGCGCCGGCCTGCGTGGCGCAGTTGGTGGAACTGGGGGTGGCGTTCGATCGCGATCAGGGACAGTTGGCCGTCACCCTGGAGGCGGCTCACTCCCGACGGCGGGTGCTCCATGCGGCGGATGCAACGGGGCGAGCGGTGGTGAGTGCCTTGGTGGCGCGGGTGTTGGAGCGATCGAACATTACGGTGCTGTCGGAAACCCTGGCGATTGACCTGTGGCTGACCCCCGATCGACAAAGTTGCCAAGGAATTGCCTGTTTGCAGGAAGGGCAACTGCGGTGGCTGGCGGCCGGAGCCACGATCTTGGCCACGGGCGGCGGCGGCCAGGTTTTTGCCCACACCACCAATCCCAGCGTTAGCACGGGCGACGGCGTGGCCATGGCCTATCGCGCTGGGGCCGTGCTGCGCGACTTGGAATTTGTGCAGTTTCACCCCACGGCCTTGGATATTCCCGGCGCACCGCACTTTCTCATCAGCGAGGCGGTGCGGGGTGAGGGGGCCCACTTGGTGGATGACCAAGGGCGGCGGTTTGCTTTTGATTTTCATGAAGCGGGAGAGTTGGCCCCGCGTGATGCAGTCAGTCGGGCCGTCTATTCCCACTTGCAACGGCATGGGGGCGATCGGGTGTGGTTGGACTTACAACCCATTCCCGAAGCGCAAATTTTGCACCGGTTTCCCAATATCTTGAAGGCTTGTCGTGATTGGGGCATCGATCCGCTGCGGGAGCCGATTCCCGTGTCGCCCGCGGCCCACTATTGGATGGGGGGCATTGCGACCGATCGAGCCAATTGCACCTCCTTAGGGGGGCTATATGCCGTGGGCGAAACCGCCAGCACCGGGGTGCATGGGGCCAATCGCTTGGCCAGTAATTCCTTGTTGGAATGCATTGTGTTTGGGGCCCAGTTCCGAAACTTGACCGTGGCCCAAGGGTCGGTACTGCCGATCGAGCGGTGCTTGTCGCTGCCGACCATCGCCTTTGAGCCATCGCCGGACTTGGCGCACTGGCGAAATTATTTGCCCAAGCTGGTTTGGAGTGCGGCGGGCATTTGTCGCAAATCATCGACCCTGATCGACGCGATCGCCCAGTTGCAAGCGGCCCAATCCACCCTGCGCAACTTGCCGATTCAACAATTGTTGACCCAATTGCAGCCGGGTGAAACCTGCCAAATTTTGGACGATCGCGCAATCTCGGCGGTACATCAGTGGGTGGAAACACGCAACTTGCTGGATGTGGCCACCTCGTTGCTGGAGAGTGCCCTGTTCCGAACGGAAAGTCGCGGCGGTCACTATCGAGTGGATCACCCCAACACGGATCCAGCTTGGGCTTGTCACACCCTGTTGCAGGGGAACAAGCGCTGGATTTCCCAATCGGGTTTGGGCGATCGCACCAGTCTCCCTTGGGTCTGA
- a CDS encoding DUF4349 domain-containing protein — MARSLVLVNSPQVTRNSRSPLWALLLGVALTGCGGGSMANKAAAPMPEAMAPAAGGQERQALAPNDSDLAANAQSPPSPIAQPQLIKTVTLALKADSVTKALEATQAIVKENQGDVISLNDRRTDTSRIAELQFRVPANQLDRAVAAVTQLGYLQNRAMQAEDVTDQLVDADARLRNLRRTEDSLLALLQKSGSVRDILAVNQQVSQTRQQIEQIEAQLKNLRTRVAYSTVNLTIEQSVAGLADANPITAQLAETWGKATQSVGQVTIGLLQITLWLLAYTPYWLLFGLGIWAMRRWALRRAQNQSANH, encoded by the coding sequence ATGGCTCGATCGTTGGTGCTGGTGAATTCTCCCCAAGTGACCCGTAACAGTCGATCGCCCCTGTGGGCCCTTCTGTTGGGCGTTGCGTTAACCGGCTGTGGCGGGGGCAGCATGGCCAACAAAGCCGCCGCACCCATGCCCGAGGCCATGGCTCCCGCAGCGGGCGGCCAAGAGCGCCAGGCATTAGCCCCCAACGATAGCGATTTGGCGGCCAATGCGCAGTCGCCCCCCAGCCCGATCGCCCAACCGCAACTGATCAAAACCGTCACCCTGGCCCTGAAGGCAGATTCGGTCACCAAAGCCCTGGAAGCCACCCAAGCGATCGTCAAGGAAAATCAGGGCGATGTGATTAGTCTCAACGATCGCCGCACCGACACCAGCCGGATCGCAGAATTACAGTTTCGGGTTCCCGCCAACCAACTCGATCGCGCCGTGGCCGCCGTCACCCAATTGGGTTACCTGCAAAACCGAGCCATGCAAGCGGAAGACGTGACTGATCAACTGGTGGATGCCGATGCCCGGTTACGCAACTTGCGCCGCACCGAAGACAGCTTGCTCGCCTTGCTGCAAAAATCTGGCTCCGTGCGCGACATTTTGGCGGTGAATCAACAGGTCAGCCAAACTCGCCAACAGATTGAGCAAATTGAAGCCCAACTGAAAAATCTGCGCACCCGCGTGGCCTATTCCACCGTGAACTTAACGATCGAACAGAGCGTGGCTGGTTTGGCCGATGCCAACCCCATTACGGCCCAGTTGGCGGAAACCTGGGGTAAGGCGACGCAATCGGTGGGTCAAGTCACGATCGGCCTCTTGCAAATCACCCTGTGGCTGTTGGCCTACACCCCCTATTGGTTACTGTTCGGGCTGGGCATTTGGGCAATGCGCCGCTGGGCCCTTCGGCGGGCCCAAAATCAATCCGCCAACCATTAA
- a CDS encoding aminotransferase class I/II-fold pyridoxal phosphate-dependent enzyme, whose translation MVCVVSNVPAFNLTEQFPQIRDEVNAAVLEVLASGKYIGGAAIESFEQDFARYVGTEFCVACNSGTDALYLALRALGVGPGDEVIVPPFTFIATTETVSAVGAVPVFVDVDAETFNLDLDAVERAIGPRTKAIIPVHLFGQPVDMERLMTIARASNLWVIEDCAQATGAKWGDRRVGSIGHVGCFSFYPTKNLGACGDGGAMTVNDPQLAADLRMLREHGQRQRYYHEAIGVNSRLDAIQAVILQIKLRSLDQWNQQRTAIAQRYQQGLAGLPGLRLPQAIAGGTSVWNQYTIQVGEGSAGPELRDRLRQALQDRGVGTAVYYPLPLHLQAVYANLGYQPGSLPVSEQLGHCVLSLPMFPELTPEQQDRVINDLREVLTAVPLPTNCVGV comes from the coding sequence GTGGTGTGCGTGGTGAGTAACGTTCCTGCGTTTAATCTAACGGAGCAATTTCCGCAAATTCGCGACGAAGTGAATGCGGCGGTCTTGGAGGTATTGGCTTCCGGTAAATACATTGGCGGCGCGGCGATCGAGTCCTTTGAGCAGGATTTTGCCCGCTATGTGGGTACGGAATTCTGTGTGGCCTGTAATTCCGGAACCGATGCTCTGTATTTGGCGTTGCGGGCCCTGGGTGTTGGCCCGGGGGATGAGGTGATTGTGCCGCCTTTCACCTTCATTGCCACCACGGAAACCGTGAGCGCAGTGGGTGCGGTTCCGGTGTTTGTGGATGTGGATGCGGAGACCTTTAACCTGGATCTGGACGCGGTGGAACGGGCGATCGGGCCGCGCACCAAAGCGATTATTCCCGTACACCTGTTTGGCCAGCCGGTGGATATGGAGCGGCTGATGACGATCGCCCGGGCCAGCAACCTGTGGGTGATTGAAGATTGTGCCCAGGCCACGGGAGCAAAGTGGGGCGATCGACGGGTGGGCAGCATTGGCCACGTGGGTTGCTTTAGTTTCTATCCCACCAAAAATTTGGGCGCTTGCGGCGATGGCGGGGCCATGACCGTGAACGATCCTCAACTGGCGGCGGATTTGCGGATGTTGCGGGAGCATGGCCAGCGCCAACGCTACTACCACGAGGCGATCGGGGTGAATAGTCGCCTCGATGCCATTCAGGCGGTGATTCTGCAAATTAAGTTGCGATCGCTCGATCAGTGGAACCAACAGCGCACCGCGATCGCCCAGCGCTATCAACAGGGTCTCGCCGGTTTGCCGGGCCTGCGTTTGCCCCAGGCGATCGCTGGTGGAACTAGCGTTTGGAATCAATACACAATCCAAGTGGGCGAGGGCAGCGCTGGCCCAGAACTGCGCGATCGGTTGCGGCAAGCCCTGCAAGATCGCGGTGTGGGGACAGCGGTTTACTATCCTCTGCCGCTGCACCTACAAGCGGTCTACGCCAACTTGGGCTATCAGCCGGGATCTTTGCCCGTTTCCGAGCAATTGGGCCATTGTGTCTTGTCCTTGCCCATGTTCCCAGAGCTGACCCCAGAGCAACAGGATCGCGTCATCAACGACCTGCGAGAGGTGTTGACTGCGGTTCCTTTGCCGACGAACTGTGTCGGGGTTTAG
- a CDS encoding DUF3120 domain-containing protein, with the protein MVAYPSSASAITPFRRSAGPGRLMSANLAADASASDCPDETTLIPPAPPIASRSPVALGWMFVAGLFLVSGPVFVEAPLVRSFPILCTALTLVWSLLGARWLESPKWRVWGDLLVGFSWSWLAGSLYWGWLRWEPTVHLPMEAIALPLALISVRSSWGRIGSLFYLGSLLGTAITDSYFYCVDLMPAWREAIAAESADLHTVAPILHGALAKMHTPFGLGWAALLAGTLLFAGLGAGWWAKRSEDAGWMVFSAALLGTLFVDGLFWLSALFA; encoded by the coding sequence TTGGTTGCCTATCCCTCCTCTGCCAGCGCCATTACGCCGTTTCGCCGATCGGCTGGCCCCGGTCGTTTGATGTCCGCGAATTTGGCGGCGGATGCCTCGGCTAGTGATTGCCCTGATGAGACAACCCTGATTCCCCCTGCCCCGCCGATCGCCAGCCGATCGCCCGTGGCCTTGGGCTGGATGTTTGTGGCGGGGTTGTTCCTGGTGTCGGGCCCCGTGTTTGTGGAAGCCCCCTTGGTGCGATCGTTTCCCATCCTTTGCACCGCCCTCACCCTGGTTTGGAGCCTGTTGGGGGCCCGGTGGCTGGAGTCGCCCAAGTGGCGGGTTTGGGGCGATCTGTTGGTGGGGTTTAGCTGGAGTTGGCTGGCGGGTTCGCTCTATTGGGGCTGGTTGCGTTGGGAACCCACAGTCCACCTGCCCATGGAGGCGATCGCCCTGCCCCTGGCGCTAATCTCCGTGCGATCGAGCTGGGGACGCATTGGCAGCCTGTTCTATCTCGGCTCCTTGTTGGGAACCGCCATCACCGATAGCTATTTCTATTGCGTGGATCTGATGCCCGCCTGGCGCGAGGCGATCGCCGCCGAAAGTGCCGATCTTCACACCGTTGCCCCGATCCTGCACGGAGCCTTGGCCAAAATGCATACCCCCTTTGGCCTGGGCTGGGCCGCGTTGCTGGCGGGTACGTTGCTGTTTGCTGGCCTGGGCGCGGGTTGGTGGGCCAAGCGATCCGAGGATGCTGGCTGGATGGTGTTTAGTGCGGCCCTGTTGGGCACTCTCTTTGTCGATGGCCTATTCTGGCTGAGTGCCCTGTTTGCCTAA